One genomic region from Rhinoraja longicauda isolate Sanriku21f chromosome 34, sRhiLon1.1, whole genome shotgun sequence encodes:
- the LOC144609508 gene encoding uncharacterized protein LOC144609508 isoform X2: protein MEESKDSSPPCNHRLPPSSQPLSDPAADPLAQSPVTNRTTPSLQSPHKEQTYFNMTSPSPSNDDLLRELRAGKVLRRTHQATGLTTIFFGSGTNKSWLNSGSVNMPLNEQDGPVDVKPSNRQPTSGASGTNCKSPT, encoded by the exons ATGGAGGAAAGCAAG gatTCCTCTCCGCCTTGCAACCACAGATTACCACCAAGTTCCCAGCCTTTGTCCGACCCTGCAGCCGACCCACTAGCACAATCTCCAGTGACAAACAGGACCACACCTTCCCTTCAGTCTCCACACAAAG AGCAGACGTATTTCAACATGACATCCCCTTCGCCAAGCAACGATGACCTTCTGCGTGAGCTGAGGGCAGGGAAGGTGTTGAGACGCACGCACCAGGCGACAGGCCTGACCACCATATTCTTTGGCAGTGGCACAAAC aaGTCGTGGTTAAACTCGGGCAGTGTGAACATGCCGTTAAATGAGCAAGATGGGCCAGTCGACGTAAAGCCCTCAAACCGACAGCCAACATCGGGAGCCTCAGGCACTAACTGCAAATCTCCAACATAA
- the LOC144609508 gene encoding uncharacterized protein LOC144609508 isoform X1 yields MTSALNLVAHSRNMEESKDSSPPCNHRLPPSSQPLSDPAADPLAQSPVTNRTTPSLQSPHKEQTYFNMTSPSPSNDDLLRELRAGKVLRRTHQATGLTTIFFGSGTNKSWLNSGSVNMPLNEQDGPVDVKPSNRQPTSGASGTNCKSPT; encoded by the exons ATG ACCTCGGCACTGAACCTAGTAGCTCACAGTCGAAACATGGAGGAAAGCAAG gatTCCTCTCCGCCTTGCAACCACAGATTACCACCAAGTTCCCAGCCTTTGTCCGACCCTGCAGCCGACCCACTAGCACAATCTCCAGTGACAAACAGGACCACACCTTCCCTTCAGTCTCCACACAAAG AGCAGACGTATTTCAACATGACATCCCCTTCGCCAAGCAACGATGACCTTCTGCGTGAGCTGAGGGCAGGGAAGGTGTTGAGACGCACGCACCAGGCGACAGGCCTGACCACCATATTCTTTGGCAGTGGCACAAAC aaGTCGTGGTTAAACTCGGGCAGTGTGAACATGCCGTTAAATGAGCAAGATGGGCCAGTCGACGTAAAGCCCTCAAACCGACAGCCAACATCGGGAGCCTCAGGCACTAACTGCAAATCTCCAACATAA